TCAACCGCCTGGAGACCAATGCCGTTGTAGCCGCGGGCATCGATGCCAGATGGAGTGTAGGTGACGATGGTCGCCTCCACCTTCATATCGTTGCGGTCGATCGGCGAATCATCAGGACCCACCTGGACGCACTTGAGCTCGCCCTGGAACGGATCCTCGCTTGCGCCCGGGATGCTGCCCAATTGGCCCTGCGCCGCCAGCGGCAGCGAGAAAAGGCCCTCGCTCACGCGCCAGATGAGCGGCTGGCGAGGGGTCAGCGTGACTTCGAAGTCGGTCTCGATCCAGCCCTCGAAGCAGATTCCGCCGAGCCCGAACTGCTGGCAGTCGGCGGTTACATTGCACACCGCTTGGGGATTGTTCGTGCAGTGCGAGTTGGCGTTGACATAGAAGCAGCGCAGCTTCACGTCCTGGTTCGACGTGTTCGTCATCTGAATCTCGGTGTCGACCGGTTCGCCATTTCCCGTGAGGACGCCGAGATCGCCACGCGAGTCGTAGACCAGCTTCGGGACGACGATCAGACCCGCAGGCCGGTCCGAGGTGACGTCCGCACGTCCGTACGCCGCCCCCGCCGTCAGGATCATCCCTCCCAGCACCGCACAGGCGCTTGAGAGAAAAGGATTCCGCTTCACCGTACGCATTGCCCTTCTCCTTTCAACCGTCAGGGAGAACCCAGCCACAGCCTCTGCCTCGTCACCGGTGCTCAGAAGCCCGCGGGGATCGTGATCACATCCGTGATCTCACCGCCGGAGGCAGAGAACCGGTCACCCTCCATGTGGATGTTGTACGCGGCCCGGGCCAGGTTCCCAGAGCTGTCGGCACGCGTCACACCCGCCACACCGAGCACCGCGCCACCGTCCGCAACCGGGGTGATACGCGTGTGCGCGGCAACCGTGCCGAGGGTGGCGAAGGAGAAGACAGAGCGGGCAGGATCGTTCGGGCTGTCCACTTGGTAGAGGTAGAAGTTGGCCCAACAGGTCACAGAGGTGCTTGCCGAGAACCGCTCTTCGAACTCATTGTAGATCGCGAACTGGACCGTGACGCGCTCGGGGACGTTGTTCTCGAAGTCCTGCGTGCACGGGATCAGCGTCAGATCCGTGAGGGTGGCGCTGCGCAGGTCAACCTGCTTCTGCGCGTCGAGCACCTGCGGCGGGTTGTTGCAGACACCAGCAAGGCAGTCGGAATCGCTGTAGCAGGGCGTCTGCCCAACCGAACAGGTGCCACCGAAACCGTTGGCGTAGAGGATCGGGTCGGTGACCCCATCAGCCAGGTGGTTCAGCAGCAGCACGTTGGGGCAGGCGTTGTACTGCCCGACCGGCGCACCACCATCGGCGTCGTTCGGCTGATTCAGCAGGAGTTCGTTGCCGGTCTCGCCGGCCAGGTCGGTGCCCTGAATGCCGATGGCGTTGTACTTCGAAACGTCATCGTCGGAGGTGATCAGCGTGGCCTCGCCCTTCAGATGGTTGCCACCGATCGGGTTTCCCGCGACGTCGACTTCCACGCACTTCAACTCGCCGGTAAAGCCCTGCGGCGTCGGCGGAATGGCACCGGGGTCGATACCAGCACCGTCGCACATCGAGCTCGGGTAGTACTGGCCGTTGCTGATGCAGGCCGTGTTGTCGACCGGGCTGACGAAGCGGCCCTTACTCACCTGCCAGTGCGTCGGCTGCTGCTTGGTGAGCCAGATGTTGAAATCGGTCACCTGCCACAGCGGATTCCCGAAAAAGTCCGGCGCCGCGTTCACGTAGAAACAGTGCGCGTGCACCATATTGTTCGAGATGTTGGTGATCTGAATGATCGTGTCGGCGTCGCCGTCGGCGAGGACCTTCGGGAAGGCCAGGATCGATGCTCCCCTCTCCGTCGTGACGAGCGCGCCGGCGCTAGTGGCCATCATCCCCAGCGCCACCGCGACCCCGCAGAGCCCTGAGAGAAAAGCACTCCGCTTCTCCGTTCGCATTGCCCTCCTCCTTTCCAGTCGGCCGAGACTCATACCTCACTCCCTCGCGTTCGACGCCAGCAGACTTCCGCGCGCGGTATTACGGACGCGGCTGCAGAAGTGGCGCGTTACATACTCAAAATTCAAACACATTGTCAAGGGAATATCAGGCAGTTGGCCGCGTCCTCGGTTGCGCTGATCCCCTTGATTCCACTGCATTCGCGATCGAATGGGACCGCCTTCCTCCCGAGCCGAAGCTTTTGCCGTCACCACTTTCGATCTCACGTAACCGCGCCCTTAGAGCACTTTTGGTGCCGCAGGTCAAATGCAAAACCGACGTCTCCCGCCAGCCTTGTCCACCATGCGACGCCCCAGGTCAAGCGAGGACGATCTTTTCCCGCCCCTCGCGCACGTTGCGAGTTGCGTTGCGAGAGTCCACCACTAGGCGCGCGTGGTCGACCACGGCCTGGTAGTCGACCGTCGTGTGATCGGTCGCGATCAAGACCGCGTCCGCGGCGCTGAGCGTCTCGGGCGTCAGATCCACCGACTGCAGGCCAAAGGCGTGGCGGCGTCCGGGACGGAGAACCGGAACGAAGGGATCGTGGTAGCTGATCCGCGCCTGCTTGCGCTGCAGGAGCTCGATCAACTTGAACGCCGGTGACTCGCGATCATCATCGAGGTTGCGCTTGTAGGCGACGCCGAGGACCAGAACGTTGGCGTCCTTGAGGCTCTGACCGCGGTCGTTGAGCGCGTCCGCGAGACGTTCGATGACGTAGGCCGGCATGGCGAGATTGACCTCGCCCGCCAGTTCGATGAAGCGGGTCGACATCTCGAACTGCCGTGCTCGCCACGTCAGGTAGAACGGGTCGATGGGAATGCAGTGCCCACCCAGTCCCGGCCCCGGGTAGAACGGGGTGAAACCGAACGGCTTCGTCGCCGCGGCGTCGATCACCTCCCAGATGTTCAAGCCCATCCGGTCGAACAGCACTTTCAGCTCGTTCACCAGTGCGATGTTGACGCTGCGATAGATGTTCTCGAGCAGCTTCGCCGCCTCCGCTACCGCGGCGTTGGAGACCGGCACGACGCGCTCGATGACCGCGCCGTAGAGCGCGGCAGCGATCCGACCGCATCCCGGCGTGATGCCGCCGACCAGTTTCGGAATGGTGCGCGTGGTGAAGTCGACATTGTTCGGATCCTCGCGCTCGGGCGAGAAGGCGAGATGGAAGTCGCGGCCGACGACGAGTCCGCCGCGTTCGAGAATGGGCCGCACGACTTCATCGGTGGTTCCCGGATAGGTGGTGCTCTCGAGCACCACGAGTTGACCGCGTCGCAGGTGTGCGGCAACCGTCTCCGCCGTCGCGACGACGTACGAGAGATCCGGCTCGCGGTTCTCGGTCAGTGGCGTCGGGACGCAGATCAGGATGCCGTCGCAGCGTGCGAGGTCGGCGTAGTCGGCGCTCGGGAAGAACCCGGCCGCGCCGGCGGCGACGGAATCGCGAACGATGGGCGTCAGCCGCGCCGACGGAACGTGACGGATGTACGACTCGCCGCGCCGCAAAGACTCGATCTTGTCCAGGCGCGTATCGAACCCGATGGTCGCGAAACCCGCCTCGGCGATCGTTGCGACGAGCGGCAGCCCGACGTACCCCAATCCGAGCACACCGACGACGGCGCGTCGTGAGTGAAACAGCTCGATCAGATCCGACATGTTCTCGCGATCCTCATCCGCTTGCCACACGCCTCGGCGCCGCGGCGCGGCCCAGGCGGAGCGCTGTTCTTAGCGTCGCCTCGGGAGCAAGGCCAGCGACAATTCGCAACGCCGAAAAGCACGCGGGGGCGGCCCGTATCCGGACCGCCCCCGAGAAGCGCGCTGTTCGCCGGATCCTACCGGCGTGCGGAGTGTCTAGTGACCGCGCCGCCGCACCCACAGCAGCAGGGCCGGCAGCAGCAGCAGTGCGGCAGCCTCCGGTGACGCAGCCGGATCCGTCGGCACGACGTTGCAGCCGCCGCCGCCGCTGCTCTTCTTCTTCGTCGCCGTCGGCGTCGCCCCGGTGCGGGTCGCGGTGGCGGTCGCCGTCGGCGTGTGCGGCGTCACCGACGTCTGCGTCGCGGTTGCGGTGGCGGTCGAGGTCACGGGGGAACGCGTATTCGTCACCGTCGGGGTCGCGGTCGCGGTGTTGGTGGCCCCCGAAGTGCCGGTGACTGTGGCCGTCGCGGTCGCCGTCGCCCCCGTGGTGCGCGTCAGCGTCGCGCTGGCCGTCGGCGTGTTCGTCGATACCGGCGTTGCGGTGGCGGTCGGCGTCCGGGTGGGCGGCTCGGAAATGATCCGCACGCTGCCGTTGCGGATGCGCACCGGAATCTGCGCGCCGTCGGCGTCACCCAGGAACGGCGACTCGATCTCGAGCGCGACGGTGCCCGCCGGCACCCCGTCCTTGACGCGGAACTCACAGGTCACGATCTCGCCGTTGCCAAGCGGCGGCGGAGGGTTCGGAGCCCCGGCCACGAAGACCTCGATGTTCAGCACATCGACATCCAGAAGTCGTCCGGCCACGCCGTGCGTCTCGCTGATACGCTCGGCGACGGCGCAGTTCTCCGCCACCGGCTCGAAGAATTCCAACGACTCAGCGCCGAAGCGCAGGTCGATGCCGGCACTGACGCCGACATCAGCGACGTCGTCCGCCAGCGACAGCGTGACGGCCACCGTGCCGCCTGGAACCCCAGTGCCCCCATCGATCGACAGCTCCGGCTCGATGATGCCGGCGCGGGCGGGCGGTCCGGCCATCGCCACCACAGTTGCAGCAGCCACCATCAATCCAAGCGCCTGGGCGCTCTTGCTCCTGCGCATCTCTGTCTCCTTCCCCGTCGCGACGCTCCGCCAACGCACCTCGACTGCCCTCACGGACAGCCGAGGTTGATGTTGTTGATGGCGATCGTGATGTCGTTGGCTCGTACCCCGTCGCCGGCGAAATCGGCGGCCGGGCACGCAGACAGCGGCGCCTCACCGTTGATGATGTTCACCATGATGGTGACCTCATTGGCGCGGACGCGGCCATCGAGGTTGCAGTCCCCCACGCACTCGCACCGATCGTTCACGCACGCCTGCCGATCATCCAGGCACTGACCGGGACCGGCCATCGGGCCGTCGCAGACGATGATCGGTCGACATTCGTTGCCCTTGCACTCAGTCCCGTCGGGGCACATGTCGTCGCTGACGCAGCGCGGACGCTCATTGATCTCGATCGTTCCGCCAGCGACCTGGGCGTTGAACGGATTGGCGCCCGGATCGGCGATCTCGAGGCGCTGCGTGTCGTACGTCAACTGCCCGCTCCCCGGCGCGGCGCCAGGCTGAATGCGGAATCGGCATTGGAACACCGGCCCGGGACCGAAGCTGTCGATGGGCGGCATCTTGTCGATCACCGCGACGCGCAGACGGCCCATGCCCGGCGGGTTGGCCGGCACCTGCGGCAACCTCACCTCCGCTTCGAACGAACCTTCGTCGAGCATGCGCGGATCGAGCGTGCAGGCCGGCTCGTTGATCGGCACGTCGAGCTGGGATTTGTCGAAGAGGATGTCGACCTGCGCCGTGGTCACATCATCGCCACCCTCCATCGCGATCGCGATGTTGATGTACTGACCCGGAATACCCTGGATGTTGCCGACCCGCAGGGTCCGGGTCTCGGTCGTGCGGTCGAGGGCGTAGATCAGCGGCGAGCCCTCGCCCGGACAGCCGAGGCCGAGGTTGTCGACCGCCAGCGTCACGTCGCCGGCGGTGACCGCACCGTCTTGGTTGATGTCACCGGCCGGACAGATGCTGATGTTGCACTGGCCGCCGATGATGCAGACCATCTTCGTGATCTCGCTGCCGAAGACGATCCCGTCGGTGTTGCAGTCGCCGCCGCACTCGCAAAATCCGTTGAGGCATGCTTCGCGGATGCCGCGGCATTCGAGTTGGCTCTCGCACGGGCGCGGTGGAACGCAGACGAAGGCCTTGCACTCCGTCCCCTCCGGGCAGTCGTCGTCGGTGACGCAGGTTGGCAGCGGCGTGGGCGTCACCGTCGGCGTCGACAGATCGCGGCAGACATTGTTGACGCAGAACAGGCCCGGCGGGCACTGGTCGTCGTTGTCGCAGCGGATGGTCGGCGTCGGCGTCGGCGCGGTGACGCAGATATCGTCCGGACCACACACCTGTCCCACGGGACAGTCGGTGTCGCGCGTGCAGGGCACGGGCTTGGTCGGGGTAGGCGTCGGCCGTGGCGTGTTCGTCTTCGTCGCCGACGGCGCCACCGTCACGTTGGCGCGGATGTAGGCGTTCAGATAGCCCTGCGTCCTCCGGGCGACCAAGTCTGTCGCCAGCGAGTCGAAGGCGACGAAGCCGCCGTCCTGGGTGATGCTGGGCGGTAGGTCGGGCACGCTGCCATTTGCCGGCTGCCCGTCGAGGCTGGAGCTGACCAGCACCGTCGTCTGCCGCAGCAGGTCGCGAACGTAGACCTGTGAGTAGCCGCCAGTCGACTGGCCCTGCAGCAGGTTGCTGGCGAACGACCCAAAGGCGACGAAGCGACCGTCACCGCTGATCGACGGTGGGATCGCGATATCGTTGCCCTCCTGACCCTGGTCGCCGATGCTGACGCGCTGCGTCTCTCCGGTCAGGCAATTGTGCACGAACACGTCCGCCGATTGGTTCAGGTCCCCCGCCACGAGATTCGTGGCGTTGGACTTGAAGGCGACGATCGTGCCGTCGGCGTTCAACGCCGGGAGAAAGCTCATCTG
The genomic region above belongs to bacterium and contains:
- a CDS encoding nucleotide sugar dehydrogenase, yielding MSDLIELFHSRRAVVGVLGLGYVGLPLVATIAEAGFATIGFDTRLDKIESLRRGESYIRHVPSARLTPIVRDSVAAGAAGFFPSADYADLARCDGILICVPTPLTENREPDLSYVVATAETVAAHLRRGQLVVLESTTYPGTTDEVVRPILERGGLVVGRDFHLAFSPEREDPNNVDFTTRTIPKLVGGITPGCGRIAAALYGAVIERVVPVSNAAVAEAAKLLENIYRSVNIALVNELKVLFDRMGLNIWEVIDAAATKPFGFTPFYPGPGLGGHCIPIDPFYLTWRARQFEMSTRFIELAGEVNLAMPAYVIERLADALNDRGQSLKDANVLVLGVAYKRNLDDDRESPAFKLIELLQRKQARISYHDPFVPVLRPGRRHAFGLQSVDLTPETLSAADAVLIATDHTTVDYQAVVDHARLVVDSRNATRNVREGREKIVLA
- a CDS encoding PD40 domain-containing protein, with product MNARFKLVTLALGGTVATIALLALTERSAKTQTTNPYPPVELVSQKPDGGAANGNSNGAIANADGRCVAFYSDATNLVPLDNNGYQDVFVYDRDTHRTTLVSVGANGEPANGPSQLQKFRPAIDGGCTTVAFSSDATNLVPGDTNRKTDIYARDLGAGTNRLVSIGLGGVPADGASSFPSMAGDNGLIAFQSVATNLVENDTNRASDIFVAEPSGAITRVSVGPGGAQANGSSITPSISADGRCVAFASTATNLLPGKPDTNGVPDIYVECDGVVTCRASVSSTGVEPDQMSFLPALNADGTIVAFKSNATNLVAGDLNQSADVFVHNCLTGETQRVSIGDQGQEGNDIAIPPSISGDGRFVAFGSFASNLLQGQSTGGYSQVYVRDLLRQTTVLVSSSLDGQPANGSVPDLPPSITQDGGFVAFDSLATDLVARRTQGYLNAYIRANVTVAPSATKTNTPRPTPTPTKPVPCTRDTDCPVGQVCGPDDICVTAPTPTPTIRCDNDDQCPPGLFCVNNVCRDLSTPTVTPTPLPTCVTDDDCPEGTECKAFVCVPPRPCESQLECRGIREACLNGFCECGGDCNTDGIVFGSEITKMVCIIGGQCNISICPAGDINQDGAVTAGDVTLAVDNLGLGCPGEGSPLIYALDRTTETRTLRVGNIQGIPGQYINIAIAMEGGDDVTTAQVDILFDKSQLDVPINEPACTLDPRMLDEGSFEAEVRLPQVPANPPGMGRLRVAVIDKMPPIDSFGPGPVFQCRFRIQPGAAPGSGQLTYDTQRLEIADPGANPFNAQVAGGTIEINERPRCVSDDMCPDGTECKGNECRPIIVCDGPMAGPGQCLDDRQACVNDRCECVGDCNLDGRVRANEVTIMVNIINGEAPLSACPAADFAGDGVRANDITIAINNINLGCP